The genomic stretch tatctattttttcttttcttattgcAACACTCCAGTATTTAACTAGACATTCTGAAGGACCCTGAGGCTGAAGAGTCACTCTTTGTGGCTTAGTTCTTTCATACTGCTGTGATCTCAACAACTTGCCTCTTAATTGTTACACAACTGATATCTATTCAACTTGGTCAACTAGTTACTGCATCAGATACTTTGTTATTACTTAGTTTGACTCTATATTATTTCACTTGAACTTATTCTCTTCACATTATTCAATTCCACATTATCAGCATGATGTGCAAAAAGTCATGGATAGAATCCTGACACTTTGTACTAGATCCCACATGATATTACATGGATTTCTATCAGAAGAATTGCTATATGGTTCACATCTGAAAGAATAAtgtcaaattaattaatgaattttgCGGTGTTTTTCCCTAGCCATTTTGTGCAACCATTTTACTGTACTTTCATTTATCAATAACCTGAATCTTTTTTAACCAGCCACAATAGTGTAATTAATTGAACCAAGAGAGTgatcttgagtttgaaaaacATTTGATCAACTTCACAGCAGCACATGTGATCAATGTGCTAAGAGTGCCATAGATCAATATTGTTTGGACTGTTTTAGAAAGAACATTATCATTATTGTGGTGACTGTGTTGTGGTTTTAGCATTTTCAAGTATCTTGAAACCATCTGTGATCATGATTCTGCAAgtaattagttttaatttatatagatTGTTAACTTCTATTCTTGATGATTTGGTGCTGAATGCTGGACTTGCTCTTTAATGAAGGTACCTATGGTAACTACAGAGTCTGGTTTGCAATATAAGGATATTAAAGTTGGTGAAGGCCCTAGTCCACCAGTTGGTTTTCAGGTGTGCAAATTTGTCTGGCTCGTGcaaattaatttgtttctgCAGCATGAGATGATGAACCTCGATATAAATCCTTAAGCAGCTATAGAAAATTCAACAACAGATGAGTGTCTGGGTTCTGCAAAGTATTTTGTATCTTCCATTGAAGTAAGCATGGAATTTTGATCATATATACCCTTATGGTAGTAGCTCCATAAGGGTTTCACTTATCAAAAATGAAACTAATGCATGGGTCTCCAAATATTGCACTTGAGCAACATTCAGAATCAACTGGTGAATAGCATCTTTAGTATGGCATAGGCTCCTCCATCTTTCACTCTCACCCTCTGTGCGGTTAGGAAATTTTGTGCATATTCATCAACATGTAACTTAGGTGTAGGCAAAATAATTGTAGATAGCCATTGCCTTTGTAGGTGCAGTTGATGAGGCTTCTTAGATACTACATGCATCCTTCTTTTCTGGTTTCCTTTTGCCATCTGCGTTTAAGCACGCTGTTATTGAATGAGCATTCATTCCATGGGCTTTTGTCTTTCAACTTATTTCGCTAGTATGCTTGACTAATAACCTTAACTCAATTTTTTCAActtatgtcaataaaaaattgattatggaaatagttagattttttttttagtgggggGGACAACATAGAGAGAGAGTGGGTTATATACTGCCTTTTCCCACTGCTGCACGCTACCTCCATGCAGCCACTGCAGCAGCATTGTGCAGCACCCCACAGGGCTGCTGCTACACATTACCAGCCCCTCTGCTGGTAATGTGCTGGCAGGGCAGTGTCGCCGCATGTACACTGCCTGCCAACCAACCAGCTCACGACCCACATTGACAGGGCCATGCAAATGGGCCGCACATCACTTGAGCAACACGAGTGGCTGGGCCGTGTACGTCCCACCAAGGACAGAAACAATCTCAGGCCCACAGTGTGCCTTCCTCACTCTCGGTCTAGGTGTCTCGCTGCTTTCTTATGTCAATACTTTTCTATGGCTACCAATATATCTTCTTCATGAGTCTCTTTCTTATGTCGATGTCATATGTGATTACAGGTGGCTGCTAATTATGTTGCCATGGTTCCATCTGGACAAATATTTGATAGGTAAGCACATTGATTACATGAAAATTGTAGCTATACTCTATCTCTTGGACAAATTAGATGCAAAATTTGAATGTGAGTACTTAGACCTCTATATTTCTCATTTGTCTTACTTCAGGCTTAAATATAGACTTTTGGTGAAATTTGATTTTAGTCCCTGAAGTATGTGTGAGACTCCAATTTTGTCCTTGAACTATTAATTGTGTCAATTTAGtttgtgatattttaaaaatgcttCAATGCTATCTTTCTCCTATCTCGTCATGTCTACATCAATGGCAATTTCTGATGTATTGGACATTTTTCTCACCTATCTTGTATTGCTGATATGGCATATTAGACTACAACAAGGCTCACAAAATCAAAGAGGATGTCAGATAAGATAACATCACATGATGCCACATGACCAATAGCCCTAAGCGAGCCATATTCATGCCACACAACACCAACTTCTTTGATTTTGTTAGCCATGTTGTGACCTTATATGTCATATTAAGAATACAAGGACaggtatgaaaaaaaaagtctaataTATCAGTAATTTTCATTCGCATAGTGATGACATGTATAGCATTGAGGCATTTTCAATCCATCTAACACATGGTTAAAGGaccaaaattgttttttgacCTAGAACTTTTGTTATATGAATTCAACAatgaagccaaaaataaatCTTAATTATGGACACTTTACACAACCTGCTCCTAGGACCCACTTTTTCTGAAGTCCTCTAGCATAAATTCATGGTTTGATAAACTAACATGAAGGACAGGTTCATGAAAATTTTCCTTTCTCTGAGATTTCTTGTTTTTAAATTCTGCAGTTCATTGGAGAAAGGTCTGCCTTACATATTTCGTGTCGGCTCTGGTCAGGTAATCTTTAGAAATAACTCCTAATCAATTATAATGTTCAGGTCATTGAGAAAACAATCAATCTTAATTTCATTGCATTGTGTTTGGCTTGGTGTGGGCGAGTTTGGTATTTTTTTGCTTGTTCTTCTAATTTCGGCCTGTTACTTTGCTTAATAAATCTTGAAAAGCATCATTAAGTTGGCTACCTTTTCAAATAAGGTCCTCTGCCTTTCTGGTTTCCAGTCAGCAGCCAGAAAATGGAGAGACCTGTCTAATCTCACAGAAAATGCAAAACAATTAAAGTACTAAGCAATCCATCTAATGGTGATATTATCGCTATCAAGCATTTTCCATTATGTGCTATGCCGTACTTGACGGGGGTAAATAGGAGAGGTTTAAACTGGAAGCAACTACATGCCTGTATCTGCTAAATTGCATTCTTGCATTATTGATATTGCTATAGAAAATTAGACAGAAGTCCTACTCTGTTTATACATAAAAATGTTTATGCTCACTTTAAATTCTAAATGGGTGGAGCAGGTGATTCAGGGACTTGATGAGGGTATCCTGAGCATGAAAATAGGCGGGAAGCGTCGACTTTACATCCCAGGATCAGTATGTTTTTTCACTTGATACCTGGTGTTCCAACTTATTTTTACTCTAATAATTTCCTTTTACCTTGAGTGCTTTTGATGCTCCTATTCCAGATAAAAGGCGcattgccttttcttttttctatggCATGGATCAGTCTCATAGattcaaaattctttttctctccatatGTCCTACTGAAAGCCAATTGCAAGTTTCTTTTCTGAACAATTTCATGGTGGAAAAGTTCTAACTGTATCGgcttgtttgttcttttgattaGTTGGCATTCCCAAAAGGTCTCACTTCAGCTCCAGGAAGGCCAAGGGTGGCTCCAAGCAGTCCAGTTATTTTCGATGTAAGTTTGGAATACATACCAGGTCTTGAATTGGATGAAGAGTAAGAGAGTTCCTGTCCCCATTCTTTCTCTTGATCGTTTTGCCTTTTGTAGATGTTGGAAAGAGGCCCatgatttaacttttaagtacTTAACATTGTAAACTTCCatcaattcattttctttttctactaaCACTGCAAAAGCAGTATTGCTTCATTTCCAACCATCATATCTTCTGTAGCAGCAACCAAAACAAGTCTCATAAATTTGACTACAGCTTTTTGGCCTCTTTCTTTTATCATGAGCCAAATCCAACGCAACCACTTTGCTTCCATTGCTTGCTAGGAAGACACAATATGAGGGAAAATTTGGCATGGTGCAACAAAAGAACGgacagcttttcttcttttcttaaaatgtacAATCAGAAGAAAGATAACTAAATATCATGAAGTATAGAGACCTTTGATAGTGTTTTTTGACTGATCTGAGTCGATCAGGTTGGCACACTTGCTGTGCCAACGAACCAGCTTAAGTTGAAGGCCATAAAAGAGGTTTCCTAAAATACAAAGACCAAGTACGACCAAACAGcataattacaaaaacaaaaattacagaacCTAATatacaaagaccaaaaagaaaatagcgATCCAGCCATAACTCTAGAGGGGATCCTCGAAGATGGAGAAGGCAATCGATATTGCTGCCAACGAAGCTGGTTGTTGCAACCCATTGAGGACGTTGTAGGTGTCAATAAAGAAAACTTATTTTAACTTGGCTTTGTTTAGAGTAAGAGACAAATGTATTTGATCAACTTGGGACCAAGAGACAATTTTGGATTGAGCTTTAAAGGTCTCTTATTATGCAAGACaacaaaagtaataaataaaaacagaattgaTTATTAGAGCATTACATACAGGTAGAAGAGCATACGAAAAATAAACATCTCCCGTAGTTTCGTGtgacaatttttaatatgacTTACGCACTTGACATGAATTAGACATTAATTAGCAAGTTAAATTTGACTCATTcaattaaatgagtcagattaaaattgacttatatagtcttatactcatgcctCGACTTAACTCGAACATAACACGCGATATAAggactaacaatttttgacGAAATCAACAAACTTAACACGAAATTAACTGTTTAAGATTAAAGactttaattcatttaattaaataaattaaattatgattGACTCATGTTCCATCCATATTTTATAACCAAATCCGACACACAACCACAAAAATTCATCTGTATTTTATAGTAGATCTTAGGTTTAGCATATTAGATATGAGGGTGGCTGAAAGAACTCCAATTCGTGATCTTCCTATATcgtagtccttttttttttttttttttaaccatgtaGGGGTAATTTAACGTAGTTATTTACATTAACATTGTATCGTCGACGGAATTAAGCAATTTTGAAGCGGACGGTCAGTAATTGTCATGTTCTTCCAGATAGCTTAAGATCAAGGCATCAAGCCACGTGTCAATCAATATAACATGTACAAACATGAAAACacacaaaaagagaagaaaaaatctAGCCTGACAAACTAAGATAAACAGAAGTGGCAACGCCGATCGCGTAGACCCCAATCGCGGTCCCGACCAGGTCCTTTCCGGACCGAGTCACGGCTCCGATTCCAGCGATCCCAGCGATTCCGATTGGGACTCTGCACAGAACCGCTTTACGAGCGTTGGACACCACGGCGTTCGAGAACAACTCGACGGCCCACTCCCCGAACTGGGCCTGCCCAAGAAGGGAGGGTTCGTCGCTGGTGGGCCGGCCGTGATTGACAGCCCGGAGGGCGGAGTCGACCTGGATCCGGGTGGGAGGAGAGGGGAGCCACTTGAGGACGAGAGGGTGGGGGCGGAGGGTGGAGAGCTCGCGGTGGAGGTGGTCGGAGGCGGCGTTGAGTTGGTAGGGGAAGACGCCTGGGAATGCGTGCTGCGTCAGGGAGAGACAGTGGGAGTAGGCTGAGTCGCACGCTGAGTCGAACTCGGGTGAGCTGGAGAGCGAGGCCCTCACTCGCTTTGAGCCTGATATGCCCATCTCACTCCCCTCTCTTCTCCGTGCCTCTGGTCTGAGGCAGAGAGGATATAGTTCTGATTTGATGAAAGTACTGTTTTGCCCTTCAATATTCCTCGTATTATTATTGTTTAGAATTGAATTttagattttgatttaataattcGATGAAAGGCAGTTCAAACgttaaacatataaaatgaaagaaatagtTTGTAATACTCAATTTGGTAAGAGTGttggtaaaatttttaaaagattcaTGTATAAGAATTATATTtgttagaataaaaataaaaaaattaaatgaaatcaCTAATCACTAATTACATTTAAAGAATACCATGCATGGCATTACATTATTATCTCTAGTCCTCATGGTTTTAAAGCCCAATGCTACCCATGAGGatgaaattatcattttatttaaacTTCATCTTTGtattcataataatttttagggttaaatgccTTATACTTGCATGTagtttaataactttattttttcttagattGGTTTCACAGTCTTATCATAGATACCTTGTTTATGGTTAAAAATAAAGATGGTCACTCTCTCCAAAAAAAGTAACGGAAATATATGTCAAACCAATAAAAAGCTACCATGTGGCCATATGCCtcaataaataaaagttaaaactgCTCAAAACTTAAAAGgtataaaaacattataaaaaattaaaaaacttcagaaagaagaaaaacgCTAGGGTGGCTGTAGTCACCCATGGCTAACTGGGGGCGGCAAAATCACCACCACTTCTATAGCTTGTTGCCTTGACTATTCACCAAAGCTTACCCACACTACTTTGAAACTAATCAAATACGAGCCTAAACTGACTTATTGGGATAAAATCTATTATGGGTTCCACTCAAGCAACCCCATTCATATAAATTACAGCTAGTTCTACAATAACTCAACTATTTTAGGAAATTATCTCTCAACCAACTTCCACTATCCCTCAACCATTGCTTGAATGTGAAATTGGATAAACCATGATCTATCAACAGCCATATAAATGTGGAGTATCAAGAGTAAAGTAGTTATAGAAAACCCGGAAAAAAAGACTCAACGCAGGAGAAAAAGAGTCCCCTAAATTCAAGCTCATTACTCTATTTTCACTATAGAAAAACATGCTAATTTTAGCATTGGAATGTCTCCGGCCCAGATCGGGACCCTTTGACGTTCTTGCTATTTTGCTGGCAATCCATCGCCAATCAAGCCGTACCAAAAACTGTATCAACAtgacttaataaaaatataaactaaattgcaattacaattatttagaggattcaattgtaattaatagaTTAATAGTAGTATATAAGCCTATTgaagttagttttttttatttttttattttatttttcctttgagCCATTTTTCGAGCTGATAAATGTGCCCAAAGTGAAACATGCTTCTAATATATGCATGGTctgttttatttaaaacatgggctagGATCCATATCCTAGCCTAGCCGTGTTATTGGAGACAAGGGGCAAGGGGAATTATTATTCCCCCCTTAGTTGTGTGTCTCTAGTGGATGGAGGCTaagtttttctcttctttccaaGTAAacttaagcctataaataaagagGCATGTGAGGCATTAGATGCATCACAATCATACAAAGACAGAATACTCACAGTTGTGTTAAGAGTTAACGCACAATAATAGACTGAATTTTTCTCAAGATGGAGTTGAGAAATAGTTTTGAGAGCCACCAAGTGGTTTCTACTTTGAAGTCCATGATAGTTTCCCCAATAGTTCAagtaaaacataattaaaactTGTTAATATGCTATCAGCATTTTGAGTATCTGCTTGCCTGCATagttaaatttcattttcttttacaatgTTCAAGACTGATTTAATGACTTTGTAGCTGCTGCAGTATCACATGTAAATGGTGAAAGCTCTTCACATTGCATGCAAGgaattttttctatttgctTTCCCACAGTGCAATCTATTTTAAACCTTTCTTTTTTAGCAGAATTGATTATGAGACATTTTCATTCAAATGATCCTCAGTGTTTTTATGATAAgtaaatcaaatttattaaaaacgcAACGGGCAAAACctaagtacacaaaaagtatataatAATCCCCAGTTTTTATATGTGCATCATTCTTTTCCTCCATGCTGGTTGGACAAATCATCCACTTACATTTCTGCTTGAGTTAGAAAACAAGCATAATATTATCGGTAATCATGCTACATGAATATTCATATTCAACATAAACATTGAATCAAAGTTTCTTTTTGGAACTCTTACAACCTTCAACCATTGTGTTACTGTTGCACCATAATTTGGGGTTGCCTTATCATGTTTTAGTGCTCCTTTACATTTTTTGGAAGAGCAAAATCTACGACAGTTGAGAATTATCTGTAGGAGTTACAGCTATTTCAggaaatatttcttttatatgcATCAATTTGACGACAGATTTTGGAAAAAGTACGATGATCAGTTGCATTTCCTTGAACTTGAATAAGATTTATCTTTGATTTACTTGTCAAGTAAGCACTCAAAGTAATTCTCTCTTCCCATTCACAAGGGGCCTCTTTTAATTGCTAATAGGAATTGTTTCTTTCTCAGGCTAATAAAACCCGAACAAACCATATCAATCATTAAAACTGCAAAGATGGTCTCAGATGGCTTTTCATCATCCTTATCATAATCTTACACCTTTCTTTTCTCTACAAAGTCCTTAAGTTGATGATTATTTGATTGATCATTGGCTAAGTAAGACATCTGTGAGATCATTATGCTCATCTTATGGTTTTTCAAGAAAAGGTAAATTAGATTATTAGATGAATGACTCCTACTAATATATAATGTATTACTGATATGGCTACCGGTAATTATTGtagaaataatgaaaaagaaaaataagacatGAATTGGCTTAGCATTAATAACTTAATTTTCTCTTGGCAACAATTATCACcgtatctatatatatatatatatcaaaactcTACAAGAGTCCCACTTGGAAAACAGTAATTTTAAGTAAGTTTAATTCGAATTTCAATTATTGGGCAAGCAACAACCTGCTTGACCAAGAAAAATCATATTGCGAGTGACAAATTGTTTTAAGAATCATATCAACTTTCTCTTGATGTTTGAGGAATGGTGCATTAAAGGATATATATCCATCTCTTAGCTAATCCACATGCAAACCCgttaaaaaactttcaatttagtgtattaaactttaaaaaatttacaatctcaTCCCTCGtcaaagttaaaaaacttttaatttaatatatggaactttaaaaaatttgcaatctcaACCATTTGtagattttctgttaaattctaaCAGAGTGGTgagaaattctcaaaatatcagagtgtttttttaaaattcatttgtaatttaaacgtaaatttataaatttatcaaGTTTACAAAGATATGATGGTTCTTTTACCATTTAGCTCCTCCTCCCCTCTCTCTGCTTTCCATTCCCACTAAATCATAAATATTACCTTATTCTATGCGATTCCCTCATCTTCCTATAATCTTTTGGCTCTGCATAGCTGTGGCAGCAACGCAAGAAAACATGATCTGATCTCCTGCAACATTCACGAATAAAGCAGCGTAGGTACATAGAAGATAATTAAGCCTCTTACAACACACGCAGATAGCAGGGATAACTAATGGAGCACTAGACCATCTAATTTAACCCTAAACCATAGCGAGAGggtgagattgcaaattttttaaagtttaatacattaaattgatagtttttgaCCATTAAAGGGGAGGttataaaagtgatgaaaatggCGCTAATTGTGATACTAGAGCTATGCATGACGTGTCCTGACGAGAATGTCCGAAATTTAAGAGAAGGGGTTtgtacactacaaaaaaaaaaaaaaaaaaaggcatttaatgccttttttattttttttttatttttttttaatgccgcTTAAAGCTATAGAAACGTCACTAAACAGGTAATGACTTTTGAATAATGCCCTTCCgcatagaaattaattttttgacgCAAACGACATTAATTTATGTCGTTTGAAAAgtaaacaatattaaattttatgacATTAACTGTTCAAAcgtcattaaattattttatatatttaatttttttaattattaattcattttttaataacgtTCACGTGCCAGCGCTGGCGTCCACGAGTTTGCTGGGCCGGCGTCCTCTGACGGGCGAGGTCGGCATTAGCAATATCATCAAGGCTGTCTGGTGGATctgcaataaataaataaagaagagaggaaaaagaaggttaaagaggaaagaagaagaagaaagagtgcCCATGGATCTCTTGACCTAACGTGCGTGCGCGTGCACACTCATATAGAGAAACTATATACCTCTATgcgtgtatttatttatttacatagtTCGGGTCTCCCACTCAAAAAATCATGATTATGCACTCCAAcccaaagaaataaaattaaaggaaCGAAGGAACATGAAAGTTTCTCAACTTTGAAAGAGGAAGGATAAAACAatccaaaacaaaaccaaatctaCACATAAAAACTCTCCCGCTAAGACTAATTGTCATCCATTCCACCGACAA from Corylus avellana chromosome ca1, CavTom2PMs-1.0 encodes the following:
- the LOC132167353 gene encoding uncharacterized protein LOC132167353 produces the protein MGISGSKRVRASLSSSPEFDSACDSAYSHCLSLTQHAFPGVFPYQLNAASDHLHRELSTLRPHPLVLKWLPSPPTRIQVDSALRAVNHGRPTSDEPSLLGQAQFGEWAVELFSNAVVSNARKAVLCRVPIGIAGIAGIGAVTRSGKDLVGTAIGVYAIGVATSVYLSLSG
- the LOC132167002 gene encoding peptidyl-prolyl cis-trans isomerase FKBP16-3, chloroplastic, producing MASLLLPIGSAFGKSLSANHQGIPSDKVQSLAVRCCSTLDLKAEASMASEFRDDFNVIRRRDVIGLVFGLSGLFIDSFEAQGAGLPPEQKPRLCDDTCEKELENVPMVTTESGLQYKDIKVGEGPSPPVGFQVAANYVAMVPSGQIFDSSLEKGLPYIFRVGSGQVIQGLDEGILSMKIGGKRRLYIPGSLAFPKGLTSAPGRPRVAPSSPVIFDVSLEYIPGLELDEE